CTGAGAGCAGTGAAGCAGTAATCTCTCTACTATAACTAATGATGAAATTCACAAGGTCCTGCCCTAAAAGTAGCAACTTCATCCTTGTTAATTGGCTACATTAGGTGGTTCAGAGAGGACGGTGGGATGGCCCACTAATGTCACAGCAAAAGCACACATGGAAGGAAAATGGTGAATATCAAGATAGTGTTGGTAGCTAATATTCTGCAAGTAGTTTGCTCATCCTTATCGAAACATACTATGTACAATGTTGATTTTAATATATCAGTTTACAAATTGAGCACATGGGGCATGCATAGGGGttaatttacaaaaactggagaatGTAATacctggtgaagctgtgcatggtagccaataagcttctaacttcacctttttcaataaaaaaattcccaaaaacctggaagctgattggtttctatgcagtgctgcaccagattttgccctctccagttttagtaaatcaaccccatggctTCATGTGCAATAccttatatttttaattttctacACTTTTGTATTCATTTGATTCTTCAAATTCGATgaatctctgaggccccgtacacacgtccgagaaactcgacgggcaaaacacatcgttttgcttgtcaagttccttgtgaagccgccaaggatctcggcgagccaagtttcctcattgactaacgaggaaatagagaagatATTCTCTATTTGACCCGACGAgaccctcgtcggtttcctcggccgaaagtgtacagacgaccgggtttctcggcagaatatggctccgatcgagtttctggctgaattctgccgagaaactcggtcgtgtgtacagggcctcaattACATAAATTAATAGTTTTCCTACCTGTTTCTAGTAGTACATAGCACAATATATGACAacaatatataaagtatatacagAACAGACTTGTAATCTGTtgaatatatttaataaatatgtaaattcgACTTTAGTTTTGTTATTACAtaattaataatgtttttttttttctttaaggtaATGTTTCCAACATCCTGATTGTTCTGTCATGCCTCGAATATTGTGGGGTTTTCTTCCTTTTTATATCATCTCCTTGCTGTGCCCAGTGCTCAAGGGACAGGAGAGCAATTCCAACAAAGCTTCAACCCACCGTGGGACTACAGATAGCCCCTGCTATGATGCCAAACAGAGGCCGAAGTACTGCATCCCTGATTTTATCAATGTGGCTCTTGGACAAGAGGTGATCACCTCCAGCACTTGTGGACGAACACCACAAAAACTGTGTTATTTTCTAGACTCTACAAATGTGACATCACGGCGATGTCAGCTTTGTGACCAGAAAAAAACTGATACTTCTTATCCACCTTCATATATGACTGACACAGATGCTCAAACATGCTGGAGGTCAGAAAGTGGTTTAACATTTCCACAAAATGTGACATTGACCTTACCACTGGGGCGTAGATTTGAGCTTGTTTATGTCAGCTTGCGTTTCTGTTCTCCCCGTCCTGATTCTATGGCAATTTATAAATCCATGGACCATGGAAAGACTTGGATCCCTTTCCAGTTTTACTCTACTCATTGCCGTCGTGTTTATGACCAAGCTACTACTAGTGCCATTACAAAACCCATGCAGCATGAAGCTACTTGTACAGATTTCCAAACAGGAGTTAAACCTCTCACTAAAGGACTTGTAGCCTTCATGCCATTGGCTGGTCGCCCATCAGCCCGTAGGTTTGAATACAGTCCAGTTCTACAAGATTGGGTGACTGCTACAGATATCCGTATAGTCTTTAACCGCCTACACCATGGTAAGAAGTTGGGCATACGTAGGAAGACTGCTTTTTATGGAGTTTCTGAACTGCAGGTTGGTGGAAGGTGTAAATGCAATGGTCATGCTTCCCGTTGTGCTGCTTCAAAGGATGGACTTGTGTGTGACTGTCAACATAACACCATTGGTCCAGAATGTGATGCTTGCAAGCCTTTTTATTATGACAGGCCCTGGCAAAGAGCAACACCAAGTAATGCACATGAATGTGTGGGTAAGTAGGAaagctttattaaaatgtattacaaGTTCACTTACTAGAAtgaatattttgttttatatcaGTAATGacattgcgtgctcggataagggtctggtatggatttttgggggggaccccacgccatttttttttattttggtgtggggttccccttaaaattcataccagacctggagggtctggtatgaattttgagggggacccctacgccattttttttaaattggcgcagggttccccttaatatccataccagacctgaaaggcctgggggggggaacccatgctgttttttttcaataaattgtatctgtattgccgtgacctgacaattcattatagccgcgagtagttttaagtgccttttttcttttagaattgtcattttgtgcagagactgttataaacacaggaaaccatgtgctactttacaggcatactatatacacctcccaggtatgaaatttaaaggaatatttcacttttattgtttcactttaaacattattaaagtcactgcttccaaaaaaaaatgcagttttaaaaacttttttgcac
This sequence is a window from Rana temporaria chromosome 10, aRanTem1.1, whole genome shotgun sequence. Protein-coding genes within it:
- the LOC120915264 gene encoding netrin-1-like; the protein is MPRILWGFLPFYIISLLCPVLKGQESNSNKASTHRGTTDSPCYDAKQRPKYCIPDFINVALGQEVITSSTCGRTPQKLCYFLDSTNVTSRRCQLCDQKKTDTSYPPSYMTDTDAQTCWRSESGLTFPQNVTLTLPLGRRFELVYVSLRFCSPRPDSMAIYKSMDHGKTWIPFQFYSTHCRRVYDQATTSAITKPMQHEATCTDFQTGVKPLTKGLVAFMPLAGRPSARRFEYSPVLQDWVTATDIRIVFNRLHHGKKLGIRRKTAFYGVSELQVGGRCKCNGHASRCAASKDGLVCDCQHNTIGPECDACKPFYYDRPWQRATPSNAHECVACECNQHSNRCRFNMELYKLSGRKSGGICLNCRHNTAGRHCHYCKQGYKRELSKAISSRKACKPCQCHPIGAVNAMCNQTTGQCPCKTGVTGLTCNRCTQGYQQSRSPHMPCVRIQEEMTTTAAYPVEWKTGSVSECQSYCKPSHSRVHMNLRKYCKKDYVLRAQLLSMEKSGEWWKFTANVLTVYRQRRVPIRRGDQPIWVPDQDLACDCLRVQVGKSYLIIGNDEESPDPARVILDKNSLSLPWRDVWAHKLRRFQQQDRRGKCKAG